The DNA region GGGCCTCCTCGGCATCGGCTCCGGGGCACTGAAGGTGCTGGCCCTGGATCGACTCATGGGGTTGCCCTTCAAGGTGTCCACGACCACGAGCAACTTCATGATCGGGGTCACCGCCGCGGCCAGCGCCGGCGTCTACCTGCGACGTGGCTACATCGACCCGTTCATCGCCGCTCCCGTTCTGGTCGGCGTGCTCGCTGGCGCATGGGCCGGAGCGCAGATCCTCACGAAGGCGCGACCCGCCCGACTGCGGTCGGTGTTCCGCGTCGTCCTCGTGCTCCTGGGACTGCAGATGATCCTCGGCGCCGCGGGGGTCATCCCGTGACGGCGTCGGGTGGGTCGACACGTCGTGCCGAGCAGGCGATGGCTGCGCTGCTCCGGGCGGGCGTCCTGGTGGCCGCGACCCTGGCCCTCGTCGGAGGCACGCTGACGCTGCACGCCGGCCAGTTCCACAGTCCCGTGCTGGACCACGTGTTCCGCGGCCAGCCGCGGGCCCTGCGATCGGTGAGCGCCGTTCTCGCGGGCGCGTCGCAAGGCGAGGGGCCGAGCATGATGATGCTCGGCGTGCTCGTCCTGATTGCCACGCCCGTCGTGCGCGTGGCGGCGTCGGTCGCGTTGTTCGTGGCCGAGCGAGACCCCGTCTTCATCGGAACGACGCTCGCGGTGCTCGGCGTCCTCCTGGTCGGCCTCATCGGCTAGGCGGGCTGCCGGACCCTGCCAGGGCCACCCGCACGAAGCGGCGCTCGAGCCGCGAGGGTCGGGCCCCGCCGACCGGGCCCGGCAGTCCACACACCGCAGGAGGCTCGCTCGCCCTTGACCTCTCGCAGGGCGCCGTGCCGACGCGCGGCCACCGACCAACCGGCGTGCGTCCCTGGACGCACTGAGACCCGAATGCACCGGTCGTGGCGTGCCACCACACCGCGCACCGGCGGCACCTCCGGCGCGCGGCGCGTTTCCGGAGCGAATGCATCTCCCGTGACGCGGCACGGCGGGTGCACCACAGGGCGTCGGAGGTATCACGCACATGTCCACTCGATTCCTGTTGACCGCTCTGGCTGTACTGACCCTGTCGGGGGTCGCGCACGCCGAGACGCACTCCGATTTCAACAAGCAAGTCGACCTGTCCTCGATGAAGACGTTCGAGTTCAAGGCGCAGCGACGGTTCTCGAAGGACCCGGTGGCCGACAACCCGATCTGGGCCGACCAACTGCGCATGGCCATCCGCAGCGACTTCGCCGCGCACGGCATCAAGGAGGTCAGCGGAGGGAACCCGGACTTCTTCGTGGCGTTCTATGTCGGCCTCAAGGATCGCTACGACGTCCGCTACGTCGACTACGGCTTCCCGCTGTGGCACCGAGGCCTGCGCGGGGCGTGGGGATGGCCGCCCGCCTACGACACGTGGGCGGTGCCCTACACCCAGTCGACGCTGATCATCGACGTCATCGACGCCCGCACCAACCAGTTGGTGTGGCGCGGCTATGACAAGGACGCGATCGACCTCAAGAAGACCGAGAAGGACTTCGGCAAGGCCGTCGAGAGCGTCCTGAAGCGCTTCTACCGGGACAGCCGTCAGTCGTCGTAACCATCCATCCGCATCGAAGGAGAATCACCATGACACGTCGAGACCTCGCATGTTCCATCGCCACTGCCGTCGTGGCGCTGACCGTCTGCGCCGGCGCCCAGGCGCAGCCCAGCGATCGCCAGACCTTCCTCACGTTCAGCGGCCCTGTCGAAGTGCCCGGGCGCGTGCTGCCGGCGGGCAAGTACGAGTTCCGCCTCGTCGACGACGAGTCGAGCCGCGACATCGTGCAGATCCGCAGCGGCAACCGGGTCATCGGCACGTACCTCACGGTGCCGACCGACACCCTGAAGACGCCCGACAAGTCGTTCGTCACGTTCGAGAAGCCCGTCGCCGGGTCGCCGCTGGCGATTCGTGCGTGGTTCTACCCGGGCGATACCGTCGGGCAGGAGTTCGTGTACCCCAAGCGCCATGCGGTGGCGATCGCCAAGGCCGCGCAGCAGCCGGTCAAGGTGACGACCGACGCGATGGCGCCGCACATGAGCGCCGAGGAGCCGGCCGCGCAGCAGCAGGCGGTGGCCGCCCTGAAGGCTGCGCCGATTCAGGTTGCACGACCACAGGGTGACGATGTCGAGATCGTGGAGATGGCGCTCGTCGAGCTGCCCAGGACGGCGAGCACGCTGCCACTGCGCCTTCTCGTCGGGATCGCACTGATGGGCCTCGGGTTCGTCGTCGTCGGCCAGCGACGCGTCACGATCGGCGCGTAAGTCATGGAGCGCACCGATCGGCACGGGCACGCCGCCAGCCTCGGGTGGACGCTCGTGGCGATCGGTGTCTGCCTGACGGCGACGGCTGGCGCCACCTACTGGGACATGTGGGCGTTCCAGCAGGCGATGCGCCAGGTCGTCGCCAGGGAACACCGGGCGTCGACGTCGGCGGGCGAAGAGGCAACCGCGGGGCACATCGGGTTCCCGTGGATCCTGTCCGTCCCTCGGCTCGACCTGTCGGTCAGCGTCCTCGAGGGCACGGCGCCGGAGACACTGCAGGTGGCCGCCGGTCACATCCTCGGCACGGCGCGTCCGGGGTCACCCGGGACCACCGGCATCGCCGCCCACCGGGACACGCTCTTCCGGCCGCTGCGACGGATTCGCGCCGGGGATGCGCTGGAGATCCGGACGGCCGGACGTCGTTTCGGCTACGTTGTCACCAGCACCACGGTCGTCGCCCCCGGAGACACGCGGGTCCTCGCGTCGAGCTCCGAGGAACGCGTGGTCCTGGTCACCTGTTACCCGTTCTGGTTCGTCGGTGCGGCGCCCCACCGCTTCGTGGTGTTCGCCCGACGCGTCGAGTCACCGGTACGGCCGCCGGCACCAGGCCTTCGCCCGGAGGAACGATGAACATGCGCGTCACCACGAGTCGCTGCTGCATCGCCATGACGATCGCCTGGCTCGCGACGTCGGGCGGGCCGGAGGTCGGGGCGCAGGCGACCGAGACCATCATGTTGCGCGGCCGCGCCCAGACGCTGCATCTCTACGGCCGGCGCGGCGCCCCACCGGTCATCGTGTCGAGCGGCGACGGGGGATGGATCCACCTGGGACCGCAGGTGGCGGAGTTCCTTGCCAGCCGGGGCTTCTTCGTCATCGGCGTCGACGTCAAGGCGTACCTCGAGAGCTTCACCACCGGCGAGGCGACCCTGCGCCCCGAGGACGAACCCGGCGACTACAGGGTCCTGGCCCAGCATGCGGCACGGGGCGCCAGCGAGCGGCCGATTCTCGTCGGTGTCTCGGAAGGTGCAGGTCTCTCCGTTCTGGCAGCGACCGACCCGGCGACCAAGGCAGTCATCGGCGGCGTGATCGGCCTGGGGCTGCCCGACCTGAGCGAACTCGGCTGGCGTTGGCGTGACAGCCTGATCTACCTCACGCACACGACGCCCAACGAGCCGACCTTCAGCGCGACCAGCGTGATCGCCCGGGTCAGCCCTCTTCCTGTGGCGGTGATCCATTCGACGCGTGACGAGTTCGTGCCCCTGGCCGAAGCGCAACGGATCGTCGGGGCGGCCGCGGAGCCCAAGCGCTTCTGGGTGGTGACGGCATCGGACCACCGCTTCAGCGACAATCGGCCCGAGTTCGAGCGCCGGCTCGTCGAGGCGATCGAGTGGGTGCGGATCCATGCCCCGAAGTGACCCGATGGTGTCCGACAGAATGCGCCGCGCGGCGCCGATCGCCGTCAGCCTGGTGCTCCTCCTGGCTGCGCTGGACGTGCTGCGGCTCGAGCTGCGCATGCTGGCCTGGCACGACGTGTCGGCCGCCGTGCGCAACGTGCCTCCGTCGCGACTCGGGCTCGCCGTGCTGCTCACAGCCCTGAACTACCTGGCGCTCACGGGGTACGACGTGCTGGCGTTTGCGTACATCGGGAAGAGGCGACCCACACGACACATCGCAGCGGTCTCGTTCCTGGCCTACGCAGTGTCGAACAGCCTCGGTCTCGCGATGCTGTCCGGTGCCTCGGTGCGGTACCGCTTCTACACCCGGTGGGGAGTGACCGCCGAAGAACTCGGTCGCATCGTCTTCTCGTACTCGGTGACGTTCTGGCTCGGGCTGCTGGCGATGGGAGGCGTCAGCCTCATCGCGACGCGACTCCCGGCCGAGGTGCCGTGGGTAGGAGGGCATGCCTTGGCACCGGTGGGCTGCGTGCTGGCCCTGCTGCCGGTGTCGTACGTGATCGCGGCGGTGCGTCGACGCAGGCCACTGAGGGTGTGGCGGCTGCAGGTGACCCTGCCGTCGCCGCGTCTGGCGCTTGCGCAGCTCGGACTCTCGATGCTCGAGTGGACGCTGGCCGGGACCGTGCTGTACGTCCTGCTGCCCGCGGGAAGCATCCCGTTCCTTCCGTTTCTCGGCCTGTTCCTGGCGGCCGTCCTGGTCGGGATGGTGAGCCACGTCCCGGGCGGCCTCGGCGTGTTCGAGGGACTGATGGTGTTGCTGACCCGGCCGTACCTGCCATCCGCAGCGCTGCTGCCGTCGCTCGTGGCGTTCCGGGCTGTCTACTACCTGCTGCCGCTGTCGATTGCTCTGGTCGGCCTGGTGGTCGACGAGGCCCGGCAGCGGCGGGGCCAGGTGGCCCGGCTCGGCAAGGCGGCGGGACGCGTGACGGTCCGGCTCACCCCGGCGGTCCTGGCGGTGTTCACCTTCGCCGCCGGGCTGATGCTGCTCCTTTCCGGGGCGACGCCCACCGCTCCGGGACGGCTGCAACTGCTCCACCAGTACCTGCCTCTGTCGATCATCGAGGCCTCCCACTTCGTCGGCAGTCTCGTGGGCGCCGGTCTGGTCGTTCTGGCGCAGGGCGTGGCGCGACGCCTCGACGCGGCGTATTACGCGGTGGCGCTGGCGATCGTCACGGGCATGGTGACGTCGCTCCTCAAGGGGTTCGGCTACGAGGAGGCGGCGCTGCTGCTGCTCGTGCTGGCGCTGCTGCGGGTGGCTCGCCCGGCCTTCGACCGCCCGGCCTCGTTCTTCGACACGCGCTTCTCTCCGCCCTGGATCGCCGCCGTGGTCGGTGCCGTCGGTGCGTCCGTGTGGTTGGGCCTCTTTGCGTTCGACCACGTGGATTACTCGCACGAACTCTGGTGGCAGTTCGAACTGCAGGGCGGCGCGCCGAGATTCCTGCGCGCGTCGGTCGGCGCCGCGGTCGTGATTGCGCTGGTCGCCCTGCGGCACCTCACGTCGCGGGCGCCGTACGCGGCCCCGCCGGCTACCGATGCCGATCTGATCGACGCCGACCGGGTCATCGCCGCGCAGTCGGCAACCTCGGCCTTCCTCGCGCTCCTGGGAGACAAGTCGCTGATGTTCAACGACACGCGGAGCGCCTTCATCATGTACGCGGTGCAGGGGCGCACCTGGGTGGCTTTCGGCGACCCCGTAGGCCCGCCGTCGGAGGCCCCGGCGCTCATCCACCGGTTCCTCGATCGATGCGCCGACTTCGGGGGCGTGCCCGTCTTCTACGAGATCGGCAAGACGCGCCTGCACATGTACGTCGACCTCGGGCTCGGCTTCGTGAAACTCGGAGAAGAAGGCTGCGTCGACCTCGCGCGGTTCTCGCTCGAAGGCGGCCGTGCTGCGAAACACCGGCAGGCGCTGCGCCGGCTCGAGAAGGCAGGTGCCGCCTTCCGCATCGTGGAGTCGCCGGACGTCGCTTCGGTGATCGACCAGCTACGCGCGGTCTCCGACGATTGGCTGGCCGCGAAGGCGGGCGCCGAGAAGGGATTCTCGCTGGGCTTCTTCGATCCCCGCTACCTGCGTCGCTTCCCGATCGCCGTGGTCGAGCGCGACGGCCGCATCCTCGCCTTCGCCAACCTGCTGCCGGGCGCCGATCGGCAGGAGCTGTCGATCGATCTCATGCGCTACCACCGGGATGCACCGACCGGCGTGATGGAGGCGCTGTTGGTGCACCTCCTGGTGTGGGGGCGCGCGCATGGCTACCGTCGCTTCATGCTGGGGATGGCTCCGCTCTCCGGCGTCGAGGCCTCGCCCATCGGGCCGTTGTGGCACCGATTCGGGGCCTTCGTGTACGAGCACGGGGAGGCGGCCTACCACTTCCAGGGTCTGCGCGCCTACAAGGAGAAGTTCGATCCGGTATGGGAGCCACGGTACCTCGCCTACCCCGGCGGCTTCCGGCTGGCGCGCATCCTCGCGGACGTGTCCGCGCTGATCGCCGGCGGATACCGGCACATCTTCGGCAAGTGACCATGCAGGCGTGGACCGACACCGCATCCGGATTGGCCCGCGTGGCCATCGTCCCGGCCGCCGTCGGGTGGGCGACTGGCGCGGCCCTCACGTGCTACGTCGTGACGGGACTGCTCGAGGCGATGGCCATCCGGATCCTCCGACCAACGGCGCTGGAGCTCGATTGGATCAGCGATGTCCTGCCGTCGGCGGCGCTCGGCCTGTCGGTCCATCTCTGGTTGCACCTCCGCGCCACCCGAGTCGCCCTGACGGATCGGGAGCGTGCCCAGTTGGTGGTGGATACGCAGTTGGCGCTGGCCGCGGAGATGCAGCGCCGGTTGCTGTCCCCGGTTCCCGAGCCGGACGACGGACTGGAGTGGGCGGTCACCCTTACGTCGGCCAACACGATCGGCGGCGATTTCTACGACGTCATCGAACTCGACCCGCATGTGCGCCTGCTGCTCGTCGCGGACGTCTCGGGGAAGGGGATCGCCGCAGCCATGGCCCTCACGCTGGTGCGCTCGACGTTCCGGCGCCTCGCCAAAGAAGCGCACGACCCGGCGCAGCTTGCCGAGAGGTTCTCCGCCGCTCTGCACGACGAGTGGCATGGCACGCCGTACGTTACGGCCATCGTGGCCCGGTTCGATCTCGTGTCGCGCAGCGTGACCTACACCAATGCCGGCCACCCGCCGGCGCTCCTCGTGCGTGGGCACCACGCCAGCAGGCTCTCGCACGGCGGACCTCCTCTCGGCCTGCTTCGCGACGCGGCGTTCGCTCAGCAGCGTCTCGCGATCGCACCGGACGACCTGTTCGTCCTCGTGACCGATGGCGTCTCGGAGGCGCTCGAGGAGCCCGGCCGCCCCTGGAGCGCCGCGATCCTCGACGTGCTCGGAAGCGACACGGCCCAGCCTGCAGCAGCCGTCTGCGCTGCGGTGGCCACCCTCGCCGCGCACGGCAGCGGCCCTGCCGAAGTCGAGGACTGGAACGACGACCGGACGGTGGTCGTCGTGCGGGTGACACCAGGGCCGACGGCGCATGCAACGGGTTCGACGATGAAGGAGGACACATCGGTGTCTCCCTCTGGGGCACCGCTGACCGCGTGACGGCCTGCGCCGCGCCAAGCCGCGCCGCCGCACCGCGTCGCAGGCGACATGCCCAGCATGTGGACACCGACCACCCCGGCGGCTCGCGACACGACACTCGCGCGCGACGGTCGCGGCGGCACAAGCCCTGACCACTCGAAGCGACACGAACCGCAGCGGGCCACCGCGAGCCGATCACGGTCGGCCCGGGCACGACGCCGTGAACGGTGGAAGAATGAGCCGTGACCAAGACGCTGCTCCTGCTGCTCGGAACCCTCACCCTCGTTTCCTGTCGCGCGGCGGAGAAGCCGCGCATCGCCATCGCCGGCCTGGCGATCGAGTCGAGCACCTTCTCCCCGGCGACGACCGACGAAGCGGCCTTCCACGCCAGCACCGGGCAGGCCATCCTCGACACCTACCCCTTCTTCTCTGGGCCGGCATCGCTGCGCGACCGCGCGGTGTGGCTGGGCACGGTGCAGGGACACGCGCTGCCAGGCGGCGCGGTGACCCGCGAGGCCTATGAATCCCTGATGCGCAAGACGCTCGACGGCTTGCGCGCGCAGCTGCCGCTCGACGGGCTGTTCTTCGACATCCACGGCGCCATGAGCGTCGTCGGCCTCGACGACCCCGAAGGCGACATGATCGCGAGGATCCGGGAGGTGGTGGGCCCGAAGACGCTCATCTCGACGTCGATGGACCTGCACGGCAACGTGTCGTGGCGACTGGCGGCCGAGTCCGACCTGATCACCTGCTTCCGCATGGCGCCGCACGAGGACGAGGTGGCCTCCAAGCAGCGCGCCATCGAGAACCTGCTCACGCGCCTCGAGAGCGGCAAGGGTCGGCCCGCGTACAAGGCGTACATCGCGATCCCCGTGCTCCTGCCGGGCGAGAAGACCAGCACGCGGATCGAGCCGGCCAAGAGCATCTACGCCGCCATCCCGGCCATCACGGCGCGCCCCGGCATCATCGACGCCGCGATCTGGATCGGCTACGCCTGGGCCGACGAACCCCGCAACCATGCCGCCGTGATGGTGACCGGCGACGACGAGGCCGCGGTCAAGACGGCGGCGGAGAGCCTCGCCGCCAGCTTCTGGCAAGCGCGCACGAAGTTCGAGTTCGTCGCGCCGACGCTGTCGTACGAGGCCGCGATGGACCGCGCGCTGAAGAGCGACAAGCATCCCTTCTTCCTCAGCGACATGGGCGACAACCCGACGGCGGGCGGCGCCGGCGACGTCACCTGGACGCTGACGCGCATCCTCGAGCGCCCCGAGTTCCAGCGGCCCGACGGTCCCTCCCTGATCTACGCCTCGCTTCCCGGGCCGGAACTGGTGGCGCAGGCCGTCAAGGCCGGCATCGGCGGCAAGGTGTCGGGCACCGCTGGGGCGGCCGTCGACAGTCGCTATGCGCCGCCCGTACGCATCGAGGGAACCGTGACCGCCATCCGCCAGGGCGACAAGGACGCCAAGACCGAGGTGGTGATCAGGACCGGCAGTGTCAGCGTGATCGTGACCGCGCTGCGGAAGCCGTATCACTACGAAGCCGACTTCACGCAGCTCGGGCTCGCCCCGCGCAAGGCCGACATCGTCGTGGTGAAGATCGGCTACCTGCAGCCCGAGCTGTACGACATGCAGGCGGACTGGGTGATGGCCCTCACGCCCGGCGGCGTCGACCAGGACCTCGAGCGCCTGCCCTACAAGCGCATCACGCGGCCCATGTATCCGCTCGACAAGGACATGAAGGAGCCGGACCTGTCGGCCAGGTGGGTGCCGACCTCTGACCGTTACAAGTGACGCGTCGGCCACTCGAGGGCGTAGCCGTCGCCCTTGGGCGACGGTCAACGGTCCGTCCCCTGCGCGTCGGCCAAGGCCGACGCCTACACCTCTGCGACGTTGGGTGTAGCCGTCGCCCTTGGGCGACGGACTGCGTTCCGCCCTCAGCTCTCCCGCGTGTGGTGCAGCAGCAGGT from Luteitalea sp. TBR-22 includes:
- the mprF gene encoding bifunctional lysylphosphatidylglycerol flippase/synthetase MprF produces the protein MVSDRMRRAAPIAVSLVLLLAALDVLRLELRMLAWHDVSAAVRNVPPSRLGLAVLLTALNYLALTGYDVLAFAYIGKRRPTRHIAAVSFLAYAVSNSLGLAMLSGASVRYRFYTRWGVTAEELGRIVFSYSVTFWLGLLAMGGVSLIATRLPAEVPWVGGHALAPVGCVLALLPVSYVIAAVRRRRPLRVWRLQVTLPSPRLALAQLGLSMLEWTLAGTVLYVLLPAGSIPFLPFLGLFLAAVLVGMVSHVPGGLGVFEGLMVLLTRPYLPSAALLPSLVAFRAVYYLLPLSIALVGLVVDEARQRRGQVARLGKAAGRVTVRLTPAVLAVFTFAAGLMLLLSGATPTAPGRLQLLHQYLPLSIIEASHFVGSLVGAGLVVLAQGVARRLDAAYYAVALAIVTGMVTSLLKGFGYEEAALLLLVLALLRVARPAFDRPASFFDTRFSPPWIAAVVGAVGASVWLGLFAFDHVDYSHELWWQFELQGGAPRFLRASVGAAVVIALVALRHLTSRAPYAAPPATDADLIDADRVIAAQSATSAFLALLGDKSLMFNDTRSAFIMYAVQGRTWVAFGDPVGPPSEAPALIHRFLDRCADFGGVPVFYEIGKTRLHMYVDLGLGFVKLGEEGCVDLARFSLEGGRAAKHRQALRRLEKAGAAFRIVESPDVASVIDQLRAVSDDWLAAKAGAEKGFSLGFFDPRYLRRFPIAVVERDGRILAFANLLPGADRQELSIDLMRYHRDAPTGVMEALLVHLLVWGRAHGYRRFMLGMAPLSGVEASPIGPLWHRFGAFVYEHGEAAYHFQGLRAYKEKFDPVWEPRYLAYPGGFRLARILADVSALIAGGYRHIFGK
- a CDS encoding class D sortase; this encodes MERTDRHGHAASLGWTLVAIGVCLTATAGATYWDMWAFQQAMRQVVAREHRASTSAGEEATAGHIGFPWILSVPRLDLSVSVLEGTAPETLQVAAGHILGTARPGSPGTTGIAAHRDTLFRPLRRIRAGDALEIRTAGRRFGYVVTSTTVVAPGDTRVLASSSEERVVLVTCYPFWFVGAAPHRFVVFARRVESPVRPPAPGLRPEER
- a CDS encoding DUF1634 domain-containing protein — translated: MAALLRAGVLVAATLALVGGTLTLHAGQFHSPVLDHVFRGQPRALRSVSAVLAGASQGEGPSMMMLGVLVLIATPVVRVAASVALFVAERDPVFIGTTLAVLGVLLVGLIG
- a CDS encoding PP2C family protein-serine/threonine phosphatase, with amino-acid sequence MQAWTDTASGLARVAIVPAAVGWATGAALTCYVVTGLLEAMAIRILRPTALELDWISDVLPSAALGLSVHLWLHLRATRVALTDRERAQLVVDTQLALAAEMQRRLLSPVPEPDDGLEWAVTLTSANTIGGDFYDVIELDPHVRLLLVADVSGKGIAAAMALTLVRSTFRRLAKEAHDPAQLAERFSAALHDEWHGTPYVTAIVARFDLVSRSVTYTNAGHPPALLVRGHHASRLSHGGPPLGLLRDAAFAQQRLAIAPDDLFVLVTDGVSEALEEPGRPWSAAILDVLGSDTAQPAAAVCAAVATLAAHGSGPAEVEDWNDDRTVVVVRVTPGPTAHATGSTMKEDTSVSPSGAPLTA
- a CDS encoding M81 family metallopeptidase codes for the protein MTKTLLLLLGTLTLVSCRAAEKPRIAIAGLAIESSTFSPATTDEAAFHASTGQAILDTYPFFSGPASLRDRAVWLGTVQGHALPGGAVTREAYESLMRKTLDGLRAQLPLDGLFFDIHGAMSVVGLDDPEGDMIARIREVVGPKTLISTSMDLHGNVSWRLAAESDLITCFRMAPHEDEVASKQRAIENLLTRLESGKGRPAYKAYIAIPVLLPGEKTSTRIEPAKSIYAAIPAITARPGIIDAAIWIGYAWADEPRNHAAVMVTGDDEAAVKTAAESLAASFWQARTKFEFVAPTLSYEAAMDRALKSDKHPFFLSDMGDNPTAGGAGDVTWTLTRILERPEFQRPDGPSLIYASLPGPELVAQAVKAGIGGKVSGTAGAAVDSRYAPPVRIEGTVTAIRQGDKDAKTEVVIRTGSVSVIVTALRKPYHYEADFTQLGLAPRKADIVVVKIGYLQPELYDMQADWVMALTPGGVDQDLERLPYKRITRPMYPLDKDMKEPDLSARWVPTSDRYK
- a CDS encoding DUF4136 domain-containing protein, which encodes MSTRFLLTALAVLTLSGVAHAETHSDFNKQVDLSSMKTFEFKAQRRFSKDPVADNPIWADQLRMAIRSDFAAHGIKEVSGGNPDFFVAFYVGLKDRYDVRYVDYGFPLWHRGLRGAWGWPPAYDTWAVPYTQSTLIIDVIDARTNQLVWRGYDKDAIDLKKTEKDFGKAVESVLKRFYRDSRQSS
- a CDS encoding alpha/beta hydrolase → MNMRVTTSRCCIAMTIAWLATSGGPEVGAQATETIMLRGRAQTLHLYGRRGAPPVIVSSGDGGWIHLGPQVAEFLASRGFFVIGVDVKAYLESFTTGEATLRPEDEPGDYRVLAQHAARGASERPILVGVSEGAGLSVLAATDPATKAVIGGVIGLGLPDLSELGWRWRDSLIYLTHTTPNEPTFSATSVIARVSPLPVAVIHSTRDEFVPLAEAQRIVGAAAEPKRFWVVTASDHRFSDNRPEFERRLVEAIEWVRIHAPK